Proteins encoded within one genomic window of Tepidanaerobacter syntrophicus:
- a CDS encoding methylated-DNA--[protein]-cysteine S-methyltransferase translates to MEPVVYWGFFLWDDVKMHLAVSEKGLCYILWPNKQFKILEEWTTKYFSKSTLIYNQRKIEPYKAQIEEYFKGQRRVFDIPLDLKGTDFQISVWEALLNIPYGTTKTYSQVAAEIGRPKATRAVGGAIGANPVSIVVPCHRVIGKDGSLTGFGGGLEIKKKLLKLEGISSNKH, encoded by the coding sequence ATAGAACCGGTCGTATACTGGGGATTTTTCCTTTGGGATGATGTTAAGATGCATTTAGCAGTCAGCGAAAAAGGTCTGTGCTATATATTGTGGCCTAATAAGCAGTTTAAAATATTAGAAGAATGGACCACAAAATATTTTTCCAAAAGCACATTAATTTATAACCAGAGAAAAATAGAACCTTACAAAGCCCAAATTGAAGAATATTTTAAAGGCCAGCGGCGCGTTTTCGATATTCCACTGGATCTTAAAGGTACAGATTTTCAAATTTCGGTATGGGAGGCTTTGCTTAATATACCTTACGGAACAACTAAGACCTATTCTCAAGTAGCAGCGGAAATAGGCCGTCCTAAAGCAACTAGAGCAGTAGGAGGCGCTATTGGCGCAAATCCTGTGTCGATAGTTGTTCCCTGCCACCGGGTTATTGGCAAAGATGGGTCACTTACCGGTTTTGGAGGTGGATTGGAGATAAAGAAAAAGCTTTTAAAACTTGAAGGAATAAGTAGTAATAAGCATTAA
- a CDS encoding inorganic phosphate transporter: MTITLGEFLSELTSNFPLAITVLLTLGTILVNGWTDAPNAIATCISTRSMKPQSAIIMAAIFNFFGALFMTMVNAKVAETIYNMVDFRGDAHEALIALCAALFAIVIWATTASWFGIPTSESHALIAGISGAAIALQGGISGINPHEWVKVIYGLALSMFLGFFSGWVTVKLIEVIFRRVDRRKTYNLFRYAQIVSAAGMAFMHGAQDGQKFMSVFMLGVFLARGQAYTTEFVIPIWLIALCSIVMALGTSIGGMRIIKSVGMEMVKFELYQGFSADLAGVFCLLVASVFGLPVSTTHTKTTAIIGVGAEERMSSVNWGVVKEMVRAWVLTFPGCGLISYILALIFINIF; encoded by the coding sequence ATGACTATTACTTTAGGAGAATTTTTATCAGAGCTAACCTCGAATTTTCCATTAGCCATTACTGTGTTGTTAACGTTGGGAACCATCTTAGTTAATGGATGGACAGATGCTCCGAATGCTATAGCTACTTGCATATCAACCAGATCCATGAAACCTCAGTCTGCTATTATCATGGCTGCAATTTTTAATTTTTTTGGGGCATTATTTATGACAATGGTAAATGCAAAAGTTGCTGAAACGATATACAATATGGTAGATTTTAGAGGAGATGCTCATGAAGCTTTAATCGCTTTGTGTGCGGCCCTGTTTGCAATTGTTATATGGGCTACAACAGCATCCTGGTTTGGTATACCGACTAGTGAAAGCCATGCATTGATAGCAGGAATCAGCGGTGCAGCAATAGCTTTACAAGGAGGAATAAGCGGTATCAATCCTCATGAATGGGTCAAAGTTATATACGGTTTAGCTCTTTCGATGTTTTTGGGTTTTTTTTCCGGGTGGGTAACTGTCAAATTAATAGAAGTTATTTTTAGAAGAGTTGACCGCAGGAAAACTTATAATTTGTTTAGATATGCTCAAATTGTAAGTGCTGCCGGTATGGCATTTATGCATGGCGCTCAAGATGGCCAAAAATTTATGAGTGTATTCATGCTAGGTGTATTTCTTGCGCGCGGCCAGGCTTATACTACCGAATTTGTTATTCCTATATGGCTTATAGCCCTGTGTTCCATTGTAATGGCTTTAGGCACATCTATCGGAGGCATGCGTATAATCAAGTCCGTAGGAATGGAAATGGTAAAATTCGAACTATATCAAGGATTTTCCGCAGATCTTGCAGGAGTGTTTTGCCTTTTAGTAGCTTCCGTATTTGGACTTCCCGTAAGTACAACACATACAAAAACTACTGCCATAATAGGCGTAGGAGCCGAAGAAAGAATGTCGTCGGTTAACTGGGGAGTTGTCAAAGAAATGGTGCGCGCCTGGGTACTAACTTTTCCGGGATGCGGTCTTATTAGCTATATACTAGCCTTGATATTCATAAATATTTTCTAA
- a CDS encoding DUF47 domain-containing protein codes for MRKDNYYYETFQKLVDYSCQAAELLHKIVTDYNTKELDNKIKEMHAIEHTADGARHEMMQNLLKEFITPIEREDIVTLADYIDTVTDTIEDVLLRLYMYNIQEITEYAQDMTQIIIKCCDLLRSAFEEFPNFRKSKKLHELIVRINELEEEGDALYTKAIRALYLSDVSCKEIVGWDNTYHYLEKCCDACENVAEVIEDVIMKNT; via the coding sequence ATGAGAAAAGATAATTATTATTATGAGACCTTTCAAAAGCTTGTTGACTACTCGTGCCAAGCTGCTGAATTACTACATAAAATTGTGACGGACTATAATACAAAAGAACTGGACAATAAAATTAAGGAGATGCATGCCATAGAACATACGGCAGATGGCGCAAGACATGAAATGATGCAGAACTTATTAAAGGAATTCATAACCCCAATTGAAAGGGAAGATATTGTAACACTTGCAGACTATATTGATACAGTTACAGATACTATAGAAGATGTGTTGTTGAGACTTTATATGTATAATATCCAAGAAATTACAGAATATGCTCAAGACATGACACAGATTATCATAAAGTGCTGCGATTTACTAAGATCTGCTTTTGAAGAGTTTCCGAATTTTAGAAAATCTAAGAAACTGCATGAGCTAATCGTAAGAATAAATGAACTGGAAGAAGAAGGAGACGCCCTCTATACTAAAGCGATAAGAGCTCTGTACCTCAGCGATGTAAGTTGCAAAGAAATAGTAGGATGGGATAATACATATCATTATCTTGAAAAATGCTGTGATGCATGTGAAAACGTGGCAGAGGTAATAGAAGATGTTATTATGAAAAATACTTAA
- a CDS encoding FGGY-family carbohydrate kinase — MQGIFQAKSNICDINVIGGLAQSDVILHLLADIYGVKVRKLNYLEEATSIGAAVAAGVGSGLLEDFSEVNKFIRIKEEIMPNMANHGEYEKVKKVFDKSYYALLDIYEELSKI; from the coding sequence TTGCAAGGAATCTTCCAAGCAAAGTCAAATATTTGTGATATCAATGTTATTGGAGGACTGGCCCAAAGCGATGTTATACTGCACTTACTGGCAGATATATATGGCGTAAAAGTGCGTAAACTTAATTATCTTGAAGAAGCTACATCCATAGGCGCGGCAGTTGCGGCCGGTGTTGGAAGCGGCCTATTAGAAGATTTTAGTGAAGTTAATAAATTCATCAGGATAAAAGAAGAAATAATGCCTAATATGGCAAACCATGGCGAATATGAAAAAGTTAAAAAAGTATTCGATAAAAGCTATTATGCTTTATTGGATATATATGAGGAATTAAGCAAAATATAG
- the deoC gene encoding deoxyribose-phosphate aldolase: MNLTVNELASMIDHTLLKPNISNKDLFQLCQDAMKYSFKTVAINNAAIPFCKKTLEGSGVLCDAAVGFPLGQSTIETKVFETIDAIEKGAGEVDYVVNILEIKNDNWKYVEEEMQRIVEACNEKKIVSKVIFENCYLTDDEKKKLCEVALKVKPTFIKTSTGFGTGGATLEDVKLMKACVKDEIKIKAAGGIRDIQSVLAFIEAGANRIGTSSGVKIVEEYKKMVSNQ; encoded by the coding sequence ATGAACTTAACAGTAAATGAATTGGCAAGCATGATCGATCATACATTGCTAAAACCTAATATTTCAAACAAGGATTTGTTTCAGCTTTGCCAAGATGCTATGAAATACAGCTTCAAAACAGTTGCTATAAACAATGCGGCAATTCCGTTTTGCAAAAAGACATTAGAAGGAAGCGGCGTTTTGTGCGATGCTGCCGTTGGATTTCCCCTGGGACAGTCTACTATCGAAACGAAGGTCTTTGAAACTATAGATGCTATCGAAAAAGGCGCAGGCGAAGTTGATTATGTAGTCAACATTTTAGAGATAAAAAACGACAATTGGAAGTATGTCGAAGAAGAAATGCAAAGAATCGTAGAAGCCTGCAATGAGAAAAAAATAGTTTCAAAGGTAATCTTTGAAAACTGCTATCTGACTGATGATGAAAAGAAAAAACTTTGTGAAGTTGCTTTAAAAGTAAAGCCGACATTTATAAAGACTTCTACAGGCTTTGGCACCGGCGGCGCTACTCTTGAAGACGTTAAGTTGATGAAAGCCTGCGTTAAAGACGAAATCAAGATTAAGGCAGCCGGAGGAATAAGAGATATACAGTCGGTATTGGCCTTTATAGAGGCTGGAGCCAATAGAATCGGTACTAGCAGTGGCGTAAAGATTGTAGAAGAATACAAGAAAATGGTTTCAAATCAGTAA
- a CDS encoding VOC family protein codes for MIFSHITGLQHIGIPTKSIDSSVGFYKKLGFKVCFKSDIAVFMELNSLLIELYSSENATEKTGAIDHIALNSDNIQLSFEYCKSIGFKMLDKEINYLPFFENGVKFFAIEGVNGEKIEFNQIL; via the coding sequence ATGATTTTCAGTCATATCACAGGCCTTCAGCATATAGGAATACCCACAAAGTCAATTGACTCCTCGGTCGGCTTTTATAAAAAACTCGGCTTTAAAGTATGCTTTAAATCTGATATCGCAGTGTTTATGGAGTTAAACAGCCTCCTTATAGAGCTGTATAGCAGCGAAAATGCCACAGAAAAAACAGGAGCAATAGACCATATCGCTCTAAATTCAGACAACATACAATTATCCTTTGAATACTGCAAATCTATAGGTTTTAAAATGCTCGACAAAGAAATCAATTATCTTCCGTTTTTTGAAAACGGGGTTAAGTTTTTTGCTATTGAAGGAGTAAACGGAGAAAAGATTGAATTTAATCAAATTTTATGA
- a CDS encoding HAD family hydrolase, producing the protein MKYKAIIFDLDGTLLYTLEDLANSMNNVLKSQGLPVHEIEEYKYLVGKGMYNLAQKALPPEKREESFIKYCQQLMQEEYGKRWADTTQPYDGIPELLDKLTALRYKLAVLSNKPHEFTIQIVEKLLGRWKFDAVFGEREGIPRKPDPTAALEIAKLLNIAPEKFVYVGDSGVDMKTAKSAGMYAVGALWGFREADELLENGADVLIEKPLELLEILKDTSCGE; encoded by the coding sequence ATGAAATATAAAGCAATTATTTTTGATTTAGATGGTACTCTACTTTATACTTTGGAAGACTTGGCAAATTCCATGAATAATGTGCTGAAAAGCCAAGGACTGCCTGTCCATGAAATTGAAGAATATAAATATCTTGTAGGTAAGGGGATGTACAACTTAGCCCAGAAAGCTCTTCCACCGGAAAAAAGAGAAGAGTCTTTTATAAAATACTGTCAGCAGCTAATGCAGGAGGAATACGGTAAAAGGTGGGCAGATACCACACAACCTTATGATGGCATTCCTGAACTATTGGATAAACTTACAGCCTTAAGATATAAATTGGCAGTTCTTTCCAATAAGCCCCATGAGTTTACTATACAAATAGTGGAAAAATTGTTGGGACGATGGAAATTTGATGCAGTGTTTGGAGAAAGAGAAGGAATACCAAGAAAGCCTGATCCAACTGCAGCCCTTGAAATAGCAAAACTTTTAAATATTGCTCCTGAAAAATTCGTATATGTAGGCGACAGCGGAGTTGATATGAAAACCGCAAAATCTGCCGGCATGTATGCAGTTGGAGCTCTTTGGGGCTTTAGGGAAGCTGATGAACTTTTGGAAAACGGTGCTGATGTGTTGATAGAAAAGCCTCTTGAGCTTCTTGAAATTCTAAAAGACACTTCATGTGGTGAGTAA
- a CDS encoding cupin domain-containing protein, which yields MELNKELIEEIVRKVASELQLGCFNFKETDISGITVVHKDRLGEFDKFDTGKPNDEVYIKDLFDTKESPRLAAGYMKMCHSRFQWTLNYDEMDYVIEGTLEIIVNGKKLAGSKGDCIFIPMGSTIEFSAPEYAEFFYVTYPANWSEL from the coding sequence ATGGAGTTGAATAAAGAACTTATAGAGGAAATTGTAAGGAAAGTGGCAAGTGAATTACAGTTAGGCTGCTTTAATTTCAAGGAAACAGACATTAGCGGGATTACAGTGGTACATAAAGACAGATTGGGTGAATTTGACAAATTCGACACAGGAAAACCGAATGATGAAGTGTACATTAAAGACTTGTTTGACACTAAAGAAAGTCCAAGACTTGCAGCGGGATACATGAAGATGTGTCACTCGCGCTTTCAATGGACATTAAATTACGATGAAATGGACTATGTAATTGAAGGAACGTTAGAGATAATAGTTAATGGTAAAAAGCTAGCCGGCTCCAAGGGGGATTGCATTTTTATCCCAATGGGAAGCACAATAGAATTTTCTGCACCGGAATATGCTGAATTCTTCTATGTGACCTATCCTGCTAATTGGTCGGAACTGTAA
- the eutS gene encoding ethanolamine utilization microcompartment protein EutS — MDSHETKQRIIQEYVPGKQITLAHLIASPDSSLYQKLGIEKSGAIGIMTITPSEGAIIAADIATKAAGVNIGFLDRFSGSLVITGDVSSVETSLKQVTYVLKEVLDFSPAPITRS; from the coding sequence GTGGACAGTCACGAAACAAAGCAGCGAATCATACAGGAATATGTCCCCGGAAAGCAGATTACATTAGCACATCTTATCGCCAGCCCAGATAGTTCGCTTTATCAAAAATTAGGCATAGAGAAATCAGGAGCAATAGGGATTATGACCATTACTCCAAGCGAGGGAGCCATTATAGCGGCTGATATAGCCACAAAGGCCGCAGGCGTGAACATAGGGTTTCTTGACAGATTCAGCGGTTCTTTAGTAATCACAGGGGATGTATCATCTGTAGAGACCTCCCTTAAACAGGTTACATATGTACTAAAAGAAGTTCTTGATTTTTCTCCGGCTCCAATAACCCGTTCCTGA
- a CDS encoding sensor histidine kinase, whose product MSITTKDVSEICWQYADLQADDIKIIQEISDMLQIMADLTQADIFVDCVTKDPDAAIVVAEAKPRTARSLYRFPVAGQLALRKNEPAVLRTMQTGLPTIGMRGISQEGVPIKQSVVPIKNKNSRTIGVLIMEQDITEQVTQEKKVKDLMETAEHLSETLFKVAFAEGKVSNILPDGLLILDKNGEITYHNIAARDIFDRIGFRGKEIKGKKIVDILPELDFRYDVLAEQMYIESQLAGLNLVFTSVPLKSSDEMAAGALMLIRDITEIRIKEKELMLQTVVIKEIHHRIKNNLQTVASLLRLQARRADSDQTKKALQDSINRIMSIAVVHEVLSKEGMDIVDVKSAVTQMLDMITHSMLDHEKDIKVNLTCDSFTLISRQATSLILIINELLHNALEHAFVGRDSGTVSISVSRQNNDVLLVVEDDGIGCSKEDLNKTNSLGLNIIKTLVEEDLKGIINFTESDGTRVEVKFPFSFTEEVWHASFGGGR is encoded by the coding sequence ATGTCAATCACAACAAAGGATGTTAGTGAAATTTGCTGGCAATATGCAGATCTGCAAGCCGACGATATAAAAATAATACAAGAAATTTCCGATATGTTACAAATTATGGCAGACCTTACTCAAGCAGATATTTTTGTAGATTGTGTAACAAAAGATCCTGACGCTGCAATTGTGGTAGCAGAAGCCAAACCAAGAACTGCCCGTTCCTTGTATAGGTTTCCAGTTGCCGGCCAGCTGGCTCTTAGAAAAAACGAGCCTGCAGTTTTAAGAACAATGCAGACGGGCTTACCCACCATAGGTATGAGGGGTATCAGCCAAGAGGGGGTGCCAATAAAGCAAAGCGTAGTTCCCATCAAAAATAAAAATTCCAGGACAATTGGCGTTCTAATTATGGAACAGGACATCACTGAGCAAGTCACACAAGAGAAAAAAGTAAAAGACTTAATGGAAACAGCAGAACATCTTTCAGAGACACTTTTTAAAGTAGCTTTTGCGGAAGGCAAGGTATCGAACATTCTTCCTGATGGATTGTTGATACTTGACAAAAATGGCGAAATTACTTATCACAATATTGCCGCACGAGATATATTCGATAGAATAGGATTCAGAGGCAAGGAGATTAAAGGTAAAAAAATAGTCGATATACTACCTGAGCTGGATTTCAGATATGATGTGCTGGCAGAGCAAATGTACATAGAATCTCAACTTGCCGGATTAAACCTTGTTTTTACGTCTGTTCCGCTAAAAAGCTCAGATGAAATGGCAGCAGGGGCTTTAATGCTAATTAGGGATATTACGGAGATACGCATTAAAGAAAAAGAGTTAATGCTTCAAACAGTTGTTATAAAGGAAATTCATCATCGGATAAAAAATAATTTGCAAACCGTTGCAAGCCTTTTACGCCTTCAAGCCCGGAGAGCGGACTCTGATCAGACAAAAAAAGCTCTGCAAGACAGCATAAACCGAATTATGAGCATAGCAGTAGTTCATGAAGTCCTTTCTAAAGAAGGAATGGATATTGTCGATGTAAAGAGTGCTGTAACACAGATGCTTGATATGATAACCCACAGCATGTTAGATCATGAAAAAGATATAAAAGTTAATCTGACATGTGATTCTTTTACCCTTATTTCTCGGCAGGCAACGTCGCTTATATTAATTATTAACGAGCTTTTGCATAATGCATTGGAACATGCCTTTGTCGGCAGAGATTCTGGCACTGTGAGTATTAGCGTGAGCCGACAAAACAATGATGTACTTCTTGTTGTAGAAGATGATGGTATAGGCTGCAGCAAGGAAGATCTTAATAAAACAAACAGTCTGGGCCTAAATATTATAAAAACATTAGTTGAAGAGGACCTTAAAGGAATAATAAATTTTACTGAAAGCGACGGTACCAGGGTGGAAGTCAAATTTCCTTTTTCATTTACAGAGGAGGTATGGCATGCGAGTTTTGGTGGTGGACGATGA
- a CDS encoding ANTAR domain-containing response regulator, which yields MRVLVVDDEPIIRMDLVEILLDKNCTVVAEASDGKTAVNLARSIIPDVVLMDIKMPGDIDGMQAAKILIEEEICPVVLLTAYHHAELIEASTAIGVFGYLVKPIKEDELYPALRVAVSKWEGMQKLKEENVDLKNKLEKRKIIEKAKGVLMDKYDMKEKDAYRKIQKMSMEKRTDMIEIAKSIILSSELISL from the coding sequence ATGCGAGTTTTGGTGGTGGACGATGAACCGATAATTAGGATGGATTTGGTGGAAATTCTCCTTGATAAGAATTGCACTGTTGTTGCCGAAGCTTCAGATGGTAAAACAGCGGTAAATTTAGCGCGTTCAATCATACCGGATGTAGTGCTTATGGATATAAAGATGCCGGGAGACATAGACGGCATGCAGGCGGCAAAAATCCTTATTGAAGAGGAAATTTGCCCGGTAGTTCTCCTTACCGCATATCATCATGCAGAGCTTATTGAGGCTTCAACTGCTATAGGTGTTTTTGGATATCTGGTTAAACCTATAAAAGAAGACGAACTTTATCCTGCTTTAAGAGTGGCTGTGTCTAAATGGGAAGGAATGCAAAAACTCAAAGAAGAAAATGTTGACCTTAAGAATAAACTTGAAAAGCGAAAGATAATCGAAAAAGCCAAGGGCGTTCTTATGGATAAATATGATATGAAAGAAAAAGACGCTTATAGAAAAATTCAAAAGATGAGCATGGAAAAGCGCACAGATATGATTGAAATAGCAAAAAGTATAATTTTAAGTAGTGAACTTATAAGCTTATAA
- a CDS encoding ethanolamine ammonia-lyase reactivating factor EutA, translating to MSKVEEIFSAGIDIGTSTTTVVISKLKIKNVASGFVVPKIEIIDKAVIYRSDVYFTPLLDETTIDFKGIEEIVKKEYERAKVSPDEIKTGAVIITGDTARKENAQNVLEAISKMAGSFVVATAGPHLEAYIAGLGSGAATYSNEKHVSVSNADVGGGTSNIAVFDDGKLKATLCADIGGRLIRFEPWTYKVQSFIRGGEVTANYLGIKLEKGKNLLKTEIFAIAEALSQALISIILGNPNELAQKLAIGDLSQCIVPKCIMFSGGVGRLIYEEEPDTEEGSITRFGDLGPALAEEIKNAVKDTSMKLVKPAETIYATVIGAGIHTTELSGSTIYVSDPEVLPFRDLPAIYLTASDDLDKISTEIVSKAEKFSVQDSKILPAIVIPKAFGNSFAKIKELTQAIENAARRVAPKSPIVVICEDDIGKAVGNLLRNNLSKPRPVISIDQLTMKEGDYIDIGKPLYDGGVVPVVIKTLVFSNS from the coding sequence ATGAGCAAAGTCGAAGAAATATTCAGCGCCGGCATTGATATCGGAACATCAACCACCACCGTTGTTATAAGCAAGTTAAAAATTAAAAATGTGGCATCAGGTTTTGTGGTGCCAAAAATAGAGATTATAGATAAAGCGGTTATCTATAGGAGCGATGTATATTTTACACCGCTGCTGGATGAAACTACTATCGACTTTAAAGGTATAGAGGAGATAGTAAAGAAGGAATATGAGAGAGCAAAAGTAAGTCCCGATGAAATTAAAACAGGCGCAGTTATAATAACGGGCGATACGGCTAGAAAAGAAAATGCCCAAAATGTCCTAGAAGCCATATCAAAAATGGCAGGTTCCTTTGTTGTAGCGACGGCAGGACCACACCTGGAAGCATATATTGCAGGTTTGGGTTCAGGAGCTGCAACTTACTCCAATGAAAAACATGTTTCAGTGTCCAATGCTGATGTGGGAGGCGGAACGAGCAATATCGCTGTTTTCGATGATGGAAAGCTAAAAGCTACTTTATGCGCTGATATAGGCGGAAGACTAATACGTTTTGAACCATGGACTTACAAAGTGCAAAGTTTTATCCGAGGTGGTGAAGTTACAGCAAATTATTTAGGCATTAAATTGGAAAAAGGCAAAAACCTCTTAAAGACGGAAATTTTTGCCATTGCCGAAGCGCTATCACAGGCTCTAATCTCAATAATTTTAGGAAATCCAAACGAACTTGCCCAAAAACTTGCAATCGGAGACCTAAGTCAGTGCATTGTGCCCAAATGTATTATGTTTTCCGGAGGAGTGGGGCGGCTTATATATGAAGAAGAACCGGATACTGAGGAAGGAAGTATAACAAGATTTGGGGATTTAGGGCCGGCGCTTGCCGAAGAAATAAAAAATGCTGTTAAAGATACTTCGATGAAGCTGGTAAAACCGGCGGAGACAATTTATGCAACGGTAATTGGAGCCGGTATACATACTACGGAGCTCAGTGGTTCCACTATATACGTTTCTGATCCTGAAGTTCTTCCCTTTAGAGACTTGCCGGCGATATATCTTACAGCAAGCGATGACTTGGATAAAATCTCGACGGAAATAGTATCAAAGGCGGAAAAGTTCTCGGTTCAAGATTCAAAAATCCTTCCCGCTATAGTTATTCCGAAAGCTTTTGGCAATTCTTTTGCAAAGATAAAAGAGCTGACACAAGCTATCGAAAATGCCGCGAGAAGGGTTGCCCCCAAAAGCCCTATAGTTGTTATATGTGAAGATGACATAGGTAAAGCGGTAGGTAATCTTCTAAGAAACAACTTGAGCAAGCCGAGACCCGTTATTTCTATAGATCAGCTTACTATGAAGGAGGGGGATTATATCGATATAGGCAAACCGCTCTATGACGGCGGCGTAGTTCCTGTAGTTATCAAAACACTAGTATTTTCTAACAGCTAA
- a CDS encoding ethanolamine ammonia-lyase subunit EutB: protein MILKTSIRGRVYKFKDVKEVLAKANDERSGDILAGVAAESDEERVAAKQVLANMCLEDLRNNPVVPYEEDEVTRVIQDQVNENAYRKIKSWTVGQLKEFIHDDKTTFDDIDWVSKGLTSEMVAGVAKLSSTMDLVSGAAKIRRVTHANTTVGLPGTLASRLQPNHPTDDVEAIIAQTYEGLSYGIGDAVLGINPVIDDPENVSRLLNTLYDIIVKWNIPTQHAVLAHVTTQMECIRRGAPIGLVFQSVAGSQKGNEAFGISVEMLDEAYELVKKYSINRGPNFFYFETGQGSELSSNSHHGADQVTMEARCYGLAKRYSPLIVNTVVGFIGPEYLYNSKQVIRAGLEDHFMGKLTGISMGVDVCYTNHMKADQDDIENLAVLLAAAGTNYFIGVPMGDDIMLNYQCGSFHDIATIRQTFGFRPSPEFEPWLEKMGIMKDGKLTEIAGDPTIFLT from the coding sequence TTGATTCTCAAAACCAGTATTAGAGGAAGAGTATACAAATTCAAGGATGTAAAAGAGGTCCTCGCAAAGGCTAATGATGAAAGATCAGGCGATATCTTGGCCGGAGTTGCTGCTGAATCTGATGAAGAAAGAGTTGCAGCAAAACAGGTTCTGGCAAATATGTGTCTGGAAGACTTGCGAAACAATCCAGTGGTTCCTTATGAAGAAGATGAAGTTACAAGAGTCATACAAGATCAAGTAAATGAGAATGCTTACAGGAAAATTAAGAGCTGGACAGTAGGCCAGCTAAAGGAATTTATTCATGATGATAAAACGACTTTCGACGACATAGATTGGGTAAGCAAGGGGCTTACAAGCGAAATGGTTGCAGGTGTAGCAAAACTGAGCTCTACCATGGATCTGGTATCAGGTGCAGCAAAAATCAGAAGAGTTACACACGCCAATACAACAGTAGGATTACCCGGCACTCTCGCTTCAAGACTTCAGCCAAATCATCCCACAGATGATGTGGAAGCAATAATAGCTCAAACTTATGAAGGTCTAAGCTATGGAATAGGAGACGCTGTGCTGGGTATTAACCCCGTAATTGACGATCCAGAAAATGTCTCTCGGCTTTTAAATACTCTTTACGACATAATAGTAAAATGGAATATACCAACTCAGCATGCGGTTTTGGCCCATGTTACTACTCAAATGGAGTGCATAAGACGGGGAGCACCCATAGGCCTTGTTTTTCAGAGCGTTGCAGGAAGCCAGAAAGGCAATGAGGCATTCGGAATTTCCGTAGAAATGTTAGACGAAGCTTATGAATTGGTGAAGAAATATAGCATTAACCGCGGCCCGAACTTTTTCTACTTTGAAACCGGTCAAGGCTCAGAACTTTCGTCTAATTCACACCATGGAGCAGATCAGGTTACAATGGAGGCGCGCTGCTACGGGCTTGCAAAAAGATACAGCCCTCTTATAGTCAACACAGTTGTCGGTTTTATAGGCCCGGAATATCTTTACAACAGTAAACAAGTAATAAGAGCCGGCCTAGAAGACCACTTCATGGGCAAGCTTACCGGAATCTCCATGGGAGTCGATGTGTGTTATACGAACCACATGAAAGCTGATCAAGATGATATTGAAAATCTAGCTGTGCTTTTAGCTGCTGCAGGTACTAACTATTTTATCGGCGTTCCTATGGGTGATGATATAATGCTTAACTATCAATGCGGAAGTTTCCATGATATAGCTACAATAAGGCAGACTTTTGGATTCAGACCAAGCCCTGAATTTGAGCCCTGGCTTGAAAAAATGGGGATTATGAAAGACGGCAAATTGACTGAAATAGCCGGCGATCCTACTATTTTCTTGACGTAA